The genome window GTCGGCGCGGTTAAGTCACAAGGACTTCATGGTTATAACGCGGTTGATCTCGCGGCACCATCAGGAACTCCGATTCTTGCAGCGGCTTCAGGTACCGTTATCGTCGCACGTGGTTCAGGTTGGAACGGCGGATACGGCGTATATGTTGCGATTCGTCACGACAACGGTACGCAGACACTCTACTCACACCTCTCAAACATGATCGTCTACTCAGGACAGTACGTGGTCCAAGGTCAGGTTATCGGATATTTGGGTAATACGGGACGAAGCACCGGACCTCACCTGCACTTTGAGGTTCGCGGCGCCAAAAACCCATTCTAAGAACAAAAGCTCAGTTTAAGCGAATTGCTTTGTTGCGTTCGCGAAAAGTTTGTTCACAATACCGGTAAGTATTGCTCACAAACTTTTCGCTCCGCGCCGCGCACTTCATCTTAAACTGAGTTTTTGTTTTATATATGCCATAGGGTATTGTTGGTATATGAATACTGAACCTGAGGGGTATCTACAAGATGTTCTGGATTGTATTAAAGATATTCGTGTGGATATAGGGAGCGGTAGCGATTTCACTCACCAACGAGAAATCGATTTCCGCCAAGGCTTTTTTCGTAAGAAAGGGGTTTTGGTACCTATCGAGACGGTAATCCACCGTATCCATCTTGAGGAGCATGAATTACTGGTGTTAGACAGCTATGTCCTGCTGGCAGAACAAATTTTGAGCGAGCCAGGAAACCGAATGAATTACTTTGCTCTCAGGACGCTCCATGAAATCGGTTTTAGTAGAATCGACACCCTATTTGCTGACCCTGTTTCTGAAGAGGATAGGATGGAGTTTAAAAGGATAGAATCATTGTCTGATTTAGTACAGGTGCCGACACACACAAGAGATTTCCTCAGACTTCTAAATGACGAAAGAGAGAAATTAGACCAGGAATCCAGGAAACTTTTTGAAAGTGTTGAAAGTATTCTTAAAGAAGGAGGACAAACACCTCCCTCTAAAATTAAAAAGATCCGTCACTTAACAAACAATCGACTTCCCAAGTATATTAAAGATGTTGATATGCCAGAGATACTTCGAGAGAAAACAGACTTTAATTATTTGCGTATATCTCTTTCGCATATATTGCACGGGAATCCAATTGGGATACGTGTTGCCGTACACCCCGATTTTGCTGAGAGCAATAAGAATCATGCTTTAGTTGTTTTATGGAATACTGGATTAAACATTCTCATCAGAACGAAACCTTTTGTTACTGATGAGAAGACGCTTAAAAATATAGATAGGCTAGTAACAAGGGCTGAGGATATCTGGGATGAGTTTCAACGCAGGAGGCTAGCTTATAGATCAAATAAGAAAAAATAAACGCCAACCTGAGGTTAGCGTTTATTGTGGCTTGCTGAAGCTGTGGTTTAGGAAACACCAGGCACACCCTGGCGTTTTTTTAATGAAGAATATCGAATGTCCCTCATGTATCCAGCTTGTATTTTATCGAAAACTGCGCGGACGATATTGGAGCGCTTCTAAGATGTGGGTATCTTTGACATCTTCGCTTTCATCGATGTCGGCGATGGTGCGGGCGAGCTTGACGACGCGATGATATGCGCGCGGCGAGAGGTCGAGTTTGCCGGCGGCGGTATTAAGCAGATTGCGTACATTCTCTTCAAGTGGGACATGCGTGCCGAGGTCGCGCACCGTCATCTCATTGTTGGTCTTCTCTTCCCCCAAGAATCGCTCGCGTTGAATACTTCGCGCGCACGCAACTTTCTCTCGAAGCGTACCCGATTCGCGTGCTCGCTCCTCATTGTCTCCGAGCATCTTGTGGTCGATGTGCCCAACCTCGATCCACATGTCGACACGATCGACGATTGGTCCCGAGATCTTCTTCTCGAACCGTGCTTGCTCAATACCGTCGCGCTCAGGCGGGTTCATTGCGGCAACAAGGATAAAGTTCGCCGGGAAACGCGCGGAACCCTTGGCGCGAGTCACGGTGATGGTGCGCTCTTCAAGTGGCTGGCGAAGCGCATCGATGGTGCGCCGTTCGAACTCAGGAAATTCATCGAGGAAGAGTACTCCGCGGTGTGCGAGGGTAATCTCACCCGGCTTCGGGGTGGTACCGCCGCCGACAAGTGAAACATATGACGCAGTATGGTGTGGTGAGCGGAATGGCGGTGTGGTGAGGAGTGTCTCGTCGAGTGTCCCGGCAATCGAGTGAATTGAGGTGACTTCAAGTATTTCATCAAACGAAAGCCGAGGCAGAATGTCTGCAAACGCTCTGGCGAGCATGGTTTTTCCTGTGCCTGGTGGACCGTAGAGCACAATGTTGTGCCTACCGGCAGCCGCAATGAGCAGGCCGCGCTTTGCAGACTCTTGTCCACGAATGTCGCCGAAGTCGATCACCCCTTCGTGCGAGCTCTCAGGGATCTTGGTTTCCGGTTGTTTCTTTAGTCGCGGCAACTCAGACGCCTCTTCTTCCGCTTCAGCAATAAGGTGGTTGATGATCTCGCTGAGTGTACGCGCACCAAAGACCGCGATTCCTTCGATGAGCGCGGCTTCTTCCGCGTTTCCCGCTGGGAGAAAAACTTCCTTAAAGCCCATTTGCCGCGCTTTGCGCACTAAAGGGAGTGTGCCGTTGATCTCGCGGAGCTCGCCATCAAGCGAGAGTTCACCCAAGAAGAGCTTCCCTGTCGGGTCAAATGAGATATCCTCGTTTGCGAGGAGGTATGCGAGTGCAATACCCAAATCAAACGCCGGCCCCTCTTTCTTGAGGTCGGCCGGCGCGAGTGAGATGATAACTTTTTGGTTTTTGTTTTTGGGTGAGGTGAACCCTGAGTTTTTGATTGCGGCTGAGACGCGATCGCGCGATTCCTCAACTGCCTTTCCGGGGAGTCCGACAATCGAGAATGCATGGAGTCCGTTTGAGAGGTCTACCTCAACATCGATGATGTGAGCTTCGAGGAGCGAGGTTTGTGCACTGTAGACCTTGGCGAAACTCATAGAGAGTGAGAGCTACTCGTTCATATGTGCGCTACAGGTTGATGCGGCCGGGTTTGCAAGAAGTCGCTCTTCGCTAATTGTTTCACCACACACCGAGCAGGTGCCGTACGTCGCTGTGTTGATGCGCTCGAGAGCATCTTTCACCTCTCGATAACGCAACTCAAGATCTTTAAGTGTTGCGATATTGGTCTCGTACTCTTCGACTGCGTCTGCACGCTCATTTTGATCAGCTGCATCGACATCGAGTCCCGCACCTTTCGCCTCCCAGTCTCCGGGAGTTTCTTCACTTGGCTGCGCAATACTCTGAAGTTGCGCTTCGAGTGTCTGTTTCTCGGTTTCTAATTTTTCTTTATAGTGTTCTGTATTCATACGCGGTATTTGTTAATACACAAATAATAGCATAAAAGGGCAATCGGTCAGTAGCCACCAGTCATCGGCGCGTTAAATCAGTCCATTAAAACACACGAACGTTTCTGAGGCGGGTAATGACCTCGATGAGTGTATTTTCGTTTGTCGTGATGATGAGCGTGCGCTGGTCAGGGAATGCGTAGAGAAGTTGAGTTATCTCTGTGTCTGAGCGGAGTACACGTGCATCAATATTTTGTATAATCACATCCTCGAAACTCTTTTTGTATACAATCTCTTCTTTGGTCTGGGGGTCGATCGCGCGTTTGCTTGCATTGTCGACGTTTCGCAGAACAAGCGGCGAGAGTTCTCGTATCATCGATGGCTCCCAATCGAGCATGCCGGAAAAAGCGTGCTGGTAGGAGTCTGTGGTAAAGATAAGGAATGTTTGGTTGCGGTCAAACGAATGTATACCAAGCATAAAATCAGGATCAAGGGACCTGAGAAACGCACTACTTACGCGCGCATCGATCGCGCGGAGGAAATCTTGTGCGGTGAGAAGAGTCAACTCCCCGGTAGTGGCGTCTGTCGTGGTGAGGTAGAGGTGCGCAATCTGTCCAAGGGAGAGTTGTGTAGATTGTCTTTTCTCTTCAAGGCGCCCGAGAATACTTCGTGCACTCAGGTCAGTGATATCAACACGCGTCTGCTTCTCGGCAAAAATCAAAGATGAAACCGCTTCTTCTATGGTCGGGCGCTCAGGTTCGTAGAAAAAGAGCCCGTAACTAACCGCGGCAATACCAATGGCAACAAACACAATGCCGCCGAGCACCATTGCAATCTTTTGTACGGGGGACTCTGTTTGTTCAGCAGAATCTTGCGAGGTCATTCGTGCGCGCCATCGCGCCTCGGCAGCCGCAATGCTGGTGAGCGATGCTTTCTGTCCTTTGACCGCTTCTGCGACATCTTCTTTAAAGGTTCGAACACGCGGAAGCCCGCCCTCATTCACTTGAGTGCGTGCCGGCTCACTTTTGGGCGATCTTGTCGGCTGGTCCGAAGTAGGTGAGTTTATTTGTGGTGGTGTGTCTGGTGCAGGCTTGTTCTCTTTGGGGTCCATAGAATACATAGCTAAGCGCTCCAATCTTCATTCTGGTTACTCGCGAGTGAATTTCCAGTTGCGGTTTCCAATGAGATACTTCTTTGGATCGTCACACATGTCGATGAAGTCGTCGCATGCTTCACGGAGCCGTGAAGACGACGATTTTCCAAATGAGATAACCTCAACTTGGCATCCCTCTTTGTTCTTAAGGTACTCAACCATCGGGACAAAGTCTCCGTCGCCGGACGCGAGGATAACCGCATCGAGTTTTGACGCTGCTGCGATTGCGTCGATAGCGATTCCAACATCCCAATCAGCTTTCTTTGCACCGCCATAGAATACCTGGAGGTCTTTTGTCTTGATCTCGATCCCTAATTTTTCGAGTGCTTCAAAGAAGCTCGCCTCTTCCCCGCTTTCGGTAGTGACGACATATGCGCGTGCGCGGATGAGTTCTCGTCCGGCGACTGCGCTCTTGAGGATCGCGCCGAAGTTTACTTTTGCTTTGTAAAGATTCTTTGCACTGTGGTAGAGGTTTTGCGTGTCGATGAATACACCAACTCGCTGACCCTTGTGTTTAATAACTGCCATATTGATAGAATTACTTATTGTATGTAAATGCGACCGTCGAAGTACTCGACTGCCTTTATTCTACTACAAAGGGGAGCTTACCGCTCCCCTTTTGTGTGTTTCTTGTGGTGAATTGGTGTGATTACTTCTTCAGACCAAGTTTCTTGATAAGCGCGTTGTATGAGCGCTTGTTGTTTAGTTCAAGATATTTAAGGTGTTTACGTCGGTCTGCAACCATTTGGAGAAGTCCACGGCGCGAATGCTTGTCTTTGGTGTTCTTCTTGAGGTGTGCCGCAAGCGCGTCAATTTTCTTCGAAAGAAGCGCGACTTGTACCTCGGCTGAGCCGGTGTCTGTCTCGTGTTTCTGCGCGGTCTTGATTGCGCGCGCCTTTTTCTGTTTTGTTAACATGGGGAAAGCATAGCATAAATACAGGCCCGCCGCAAGATGCGCCTCGTCGTGTCAAAAAAGAGACCGCATCACAGGGTATTGGTTGATGCGGTCTATTTTATTGGCTCTGAGCTCAGTCTTCGTCGCTCTCCTTGGGTAGTAATGTTTGTTGCAGGCGCCTGCGTGCCGCCATAACCTGTTGCGCAATAATCCTGCGTGCCACCATGATACTCCTCCCAGCCAACTTATATCTAAATATATGTATACCATACAAGGAGAGCGCTCGTCAGCACTGTTTATGGGGGAAAGTATGGTGCGACCAATTTTCCTTACGACCGGAGGGAGTTAGAAAAATGGAAGTACCCTCTGTGGCACGACACCTGATGGTATACTGATAGAAAACACCTATAGACAATGAATAGAGATCTTAAGGCACGCAAACAAGAGTTTCTCGAATACATCGAGATCGAGCGCGGTCGCGCACTGAAGACGGTCGAGAATTATGACCGGTACCTCCGTCGTTTCTTTGAGTTCGCTAAAGTAAAGACGGCGCAGGATATAACAGAGGATAAGATTCGGCGCTACCGACTCGAATTGAATCGCGCTGGGCTCAATCGCCGAACACAAAACTACTACCTCATCGCACTGCGGCAGTTTCTTAAATACTTGGTAAAGCGCGGCGAAGAAGTATTGCCGCCTGATACCATTGAGCTTGCGAAAGAAACAGGGCGCGATCTCAATCTTATCTCCTCGGTCGAGCTAGAGCGGCTTCTTAAGGCTCCCAAAGGCTCAGATCTCAAGGCGCTCCGCGACAAAGCCATGCTCGAACTTCTCTTCTCGACCGGACTTCGCGTCTCGGAGCTCTGCAACCTTTCGCGTTACCTCGATTGGACTCGTGACGAGATCTCGGTCAGAGGCAAGGGTGGCAAGGTGCGACCAGTCTTCATCTCGCCGGATGCAAAGGTGGCAGTGGAGAAATATCTGAAGGAGCGTACCGACACTGACGAAGCCCTTTTCATCTACCTTGGGAGAGGTGCGTCACGTGCTGAGGCTCACTCCGGCTCACTCCAGCTCTCAACGCGGAGTGTTGAGCGTATTGTGAAGCATTATGCTGTTAAAGCAGGTATCGACAAACGTGTGACACCGCATACACTCCGGCATTCATTTGCAACCGATCTTCTCCAGAACGGTGCCGACCTTCGCTCGGTTCAGGCGCTCCTTGGTCACGCGAATATCGCGACAACACAGGTGTACACACACGTGACAGATGTGCATTTGCACAACATTCACAAGAAATTTCACGGGAAGAAACGGAGTAATGAATAAGTGATACCCGTCCCGCATCTCTGCTTCTGGTTGGCGGTGCGGTACCCAGAGTCTTCACGACAAATGACGAAACAGAGAAAACGACCTGCGCTAACAGGTCGTTTTGAGAGAAAGAGCATCCTTAAGCTGTGTTGCAAAGCGGTGCAAGTTCTCTGCCTCTGTGGTGGTGAGTGCCCCTGCTTGCGCACGCAAGACATGTTCTCTGAGGATCTCTGGTCCGCTCAGACATACACCGCCAAGCCAGCCGGAAAAGAGTGTCTGGTAAAGTTCGGGTTCTCTTGCGAGTGCGGCAACTGCACGCCTATCGCCAATATCGCGCAGTCGCACGAGTGCTGAGGCGAGATTGGGAGCAGTACTGAGAGCGGGTAAGGTTGGTATTTCTGTCGTGTTCATGGAAGTCTCCCCTTTCTGGTGCTTTCTAAGAAGTAAAACTAGCACATTTTTTGTTTAGTTACTTTTGGTACTATCACCATTCGCCGATATAATCACTTTATATGAAACTCATGTCATGGAATGTGAACGGCATCCGTGCGGTGGACCGTAAGGGCGTATTCGTGCCGTTCATTAAGAAGCATCAGCCGGATATTCTCTGCCTTCAGGAGACCAAAGCACAGCAAGAACAGTCCCCTATCGATCTTCCCGATTATATCGAGTACTGGAACAGTGCCGAGAAAAAAGGCTACTCCGGTACCGCTATTTTTACGAAAGAAAAGCCGATCGCGGTTATGAATGACCTTCCCGAGCATATTGCGAAGAAATACAAGGTGGGAGACGATGGCTACGGCAATCCAAACACCGAAGGACGCATCATTGCAGCCGAGTTTAAGAAGTTCTTCGTGGTAACGGTCTATACCCCGAATTCAAAAGGTGACCTCTCTCGCCTCTCGCTCCGCTATAAGCAGTGGGATCCCGCCTTTCTCGAATACTGCAAAGAGTTGGAGGAGAAAAAACCAGTCATCTTCTGCGGCGACCTTAATGTGGCGCACAAAGAGCAGGATCTCGCACACCCAAAGCCAAATGAAGGCAAGCATGGTTTCACCAGAGAAGAGCGTGAGGGCGTGGATAACATGATAAACGCCGGGTTTATCGATACATTCCGTCACCTCACCCCCGAGGGCAATGGCTACTACACGTGGTGGAGCCACTGGCATAAGGCACGCGAGCGTAACGTTGGCTGGCGTATCGACTACATTTTTGCAAGCAGAAAGTTTGAAAAGAAGCTTACAAGTGCTGAAATCCACCCTGAGGTCATGGGCTCAGACCACTGCCCGGTTGAGGTTGAGTTTGAGATGTAGTTTGACAGACGCTTCTCTAGGGTCTAGTCTTGCCCCAGAGATAACAAGGGAGGATTTTGACATGTCTGAAGAAAACCCTTCAGTCTTGCACCCGATTCAAGACGTGTGCATGCGCAGTCTCCTTGCGCTGACTTTCATTAGCATACCTGAAGCTCTGCCTCGGTATGCCGATGTTGACCTGAGCCTGCTCAAACACCATGAGCTGCAGGAGTTCGCTGCTCGCGTTGTCTCGGACGATAATCTCTGGCAAGGTATGCCGAGTATCATATCCGTTCCGGAAGAACATTTCAGCGAGCTCCTGAGTGAGCTTGAGAAAGTGGGCTGCGAGATCAAGGGAGTGTCCGTTCGGTATACATCGTATACAAAAGAGGCACTTCGTGAAGAACTTGAGCGGCTTACCAACCGCTTTGAAGAAACTGTTCAGGTGCTGAGTTCACAGGCGGAGCTTCTCGAAGACCCGCCAGGCGGAGCCGGTCTTGGTTTCTTGAGCCCGGGAACCCTTTGGTAGTTCCCTTTAACAACTAATCCCTGCCCGAAACGGCAGGGATTTCTTTGTAAAGGACATTTATCCACATGAATGTCCTTTACATGTCCTTTAGAGAGAGTATTCTTAAAGACAGAAGATCTTTTTAGTTCCTTGAGAAGAGATCTCTTGCAAGTTTATTTGGTCACAAGTGTTTCATGGTTGTACGTGTATCCACAACCAAGCATCAAACAATTTGTGATTTTGAGGTACTTACGTACCACGAAACATCTTGCCGCTGAGTGAATTTGCACATGTTTAAAGTCGCATATGCGCGCGTATCTGGGATTTGCCCAACTCCACCCCGGTTCGCAGCAATGCGGCTTTATTTTACCTAGGAGGACTTGACATATTTATATTTTTCATTCATAATCTACGCTAGAAAGGGTAACATAGCAAATGAAAGGAATCGCTATGGAAGCCGCAGTTACCATAGCTTTGCTCGACGCTGCTGGAGACGTTCTCCTTGTTAGGGACTTGGGACATACGGATCCTCAATGGAAGTTCCCCGGCGGACATGTAAAACCCGAGGAGACCCCTGCGGTCGCCGTGATACGGGAAACTAAAGAAGAATCCGGTGTTAGTGTATCAGAAAACCTCCTTCAGGTTCTTGATACTGAACTTCGACCCTCTCGGGAAGGCGGAACACATAAGCATATCTTCTTCGGCGCAACACTTCCCGGTACATTCAAAGAGCGCGGTCTTAAAGACTACGGCGCAAGTGGTGAAGAGACTCGTATTGTTTCACTTCACAAGCTTGATTCGCTGCTTGAGTTTGAACCACACCGCGCTCTATTGAAAAAACTGCACAATCAGGCCTTTTATGCCTAAACACCACCTCTCTGAGGTGGTGTTTTTCTTTTGGTAACTACTGTACGTGATGTTTTTTACGGATCTCGGCGACTGCCTCTTCTTCGAATTTCTCTCGTCGGCGCTTACCATCTTCTCCATGTGTCCTGAGTGTCTCCTCGGGTAGCTCGGTGAGCTCCCTCGCACGCTTCCCGAGGTATTCTTCTGTATTTCGCGATGGATCATCGAGCACTTCCTCGAGAAGTGCGTGAAGAATGTAGCCGATGCGCGGACCCGGCCTCTCACTGAGCTCTTGCATAATGTACGCTCCATCAATCTTGAGCATACCAACCGAGGTTGGGTCGCGGAGTGCCTCATCAACCATTGATTTATACTTACGAAAACGAAAGGGTTGTGCCTTCGGACGCCCTGAACCGATACGGTCGCAGATACGGAGGTTTAAGAGATCCCAAATATTCTCCTCACCCACGTTGCGGATCATACGACGCACTGCCGAGAGCGTGATCTTCTCCGGATCGGAGAAGAACATGTGCCAGCGCACGAGTTTTACCAGCTTCTCGACCTGTTTCTTTGGGAGTTTAAGATCGTTGAACGCTTTTTT of Candidatus Paceibacterota bacterium contains these proteins:
- the rpsO gene encoding 30S ribosomal protein S15 — encoded protein: MLTKQKKARAIKTAQKHETDTGSAEVQVALLSKKIDALAAHLKKNTKDKHSRRGLLQMVADRRKHLKYLELNNKRSYNALIKKLGLKK
- a CDS encoding NYN domain-containing protein, which produces MAVIKHKGQRVGVFIDTQNLYHSAKNLYKAKVNFGAILKSAVAGRELIRARAYVVTTESGEEASFFEALEKLGIEIKTKDLQVFYGGAKKADWDVGIAIDAIAAASKLDAVILASGDGDFVPMVEYLKNKEGCQVEVISFGKSSSSRLREACDDFIDMCDDPKKYLIGNRNWKFTRE
- a CDS encoding tyrosine-type recombinase/integrase — protein: MNRDLKARKQEFLEYIEIERGRALKTVENYDRYLRRFFEFAKVKTAQDITEDKIRRYRLELNRAGLNRRTQNYYLIALRQFLKYLVKRGEEVLPPDTIELAKETGRDLNLISSVELERLLKAPKGSDLKALRDKAMLELLFSTGLRVSELCNLSRYLDWTRDEISVRGKGGKVRPVFISPDAKVAVEKYLKERTDTDEALFIYLGRGASRAEAHSGSLQLSTRSVERIVKHYAVKAGIDKRVTPHTLRHSFATDLLQNGADLRSVQALLGHANIATTQVYTHVTDVHLHNIHKKFHGKKRSNE
- a CDS encoding TraR/DksA C4-type zinc finger protein, whose translation is MNTEHYKEKLETEKQTLEAQLQSIAQPSEETPGDWEAKGAGLDVDAADQNERADAVEEYETNIATLKDLELRYREVKDALERINTATYGTCSVCGETISEERLLANPAASTCSAHMNE
- a CDS encoding exodeoxyribonuclease III, with the translated sequence MKLMSWNVNGIRAVDRKGVFVPFIKKHQPDILCLQETKAQQEQSPIDLPDYIEYWNSAEKKGYSGTAIFTKEKPIAVMNDLPEHIAKKYKVGDDGYGNPNTEGRIIAAEFKKFFVVTVYTPNSKGDLSRLSLRYKQWDPAFLEYCKELEEKKPVIFCGDLNVAHKEQDLAHPKPNEGKHGFTREEREGVDNMINAGFIDTFRHLTPEGNGYYTWWSHWHKARERNVGWRIDYIFASRKFEKKLTSAEIHPEVMGSDHCPVEVEFEM
- a CDS encoding YifB family Mg chelatase-like AAA ATPase — encoded protein: MSFAKVYSAQTSLLEAHIIDVEVDLSNGLHAFSIVGLPGKAVEESRDRVSAAIKNSGFTSPKNKNQKVIISLAPADLKKEGPAFDLGIALAYLLANEDISFDPTGKLFLGELSLDGELREINGTLPLVRKARQMGFKEVFLPAGNAEEAALIEGIAVFGARTLSEIINHLIAEAEEEASELPRLKKQPETKIPESSHEGVIDFGDIRGQESAKRGLLIAAAGRHNIVLYGPPGTGKTMLARAFADILPRLSFDEILEVTSIHSIAGTLDETLLTTPPFRSPHHTASYVSLVGGGTTPKPGEITLAHRGVLFLDEFPEFERRTIDALRQPLEERTITVTRAKGSARFPANFILVAAMNPPERDGIEQARFEKKISGPIVDRVDMWIEVGHIDHKMLGDNEERARESGTLREKVACARSIQRERFLGEEKTNNEMTVRDLGTHVPLEENVRNLLNTAAGKLDLSPRAYHRVVKLARTIADIDESEDVKDTHILEALQYRPRSFR
- a CDS encoding NUDIX hydrolase, which produces MKGIAMEAAVTIALLDAAGDVLLVRDLGHTDPQWKFPGGHVKPEETPAVAVIRETKEESGVSVSENLLQVLDTELRPSREGGTHKHIFFGATLPGTFKERGLKDYGASGEETRIVSLHKLDSLLEFEPHRALLKKLHNQAFYA